TTATCGCCAAGCACACTCAACGATTTCTTGTTGATCGATTCCAGAAGCACGAAAACTTGTTCCAGTTCCATGCCCAGGACGATTTTGATCTGTTCGAATGTGTTCCATTCCTTCGCAAGCAATCCGGCAAGCACCATCCGCTCAGAGGATTGCAGAGATTTCCATAAGGTACGGGTTTCTTCAAGATCGGTCAGCAATTCCTTTTCTGCACCGACCTGTTCTGTAGCCAGCATCTCGCTTACCACCCGACTCTCTTCATGCAGCGAGGCGACTCGCTCGTGATCGATGGTGATCTTGATGGGTTCAGGTTTTCTGGGACGGGTCTTTTCCTGTTGGAACGCCAGATCCAGCTGTTGGGCAAGGTCGGCGGGTAGTTCAATGCCGGATAATTTTGCCGAGAACTTCAACTGTTTTCTCAGGATGTTTTCGGCATACTTCATGATGGATGTGATGTTATTTGCCAACCGTGTTGAACCGGCATATTCCCTCCCGGTCGCCAGACGTGCGGAAGCCGGATGGGAAAAACCGATTAAGGCGGAGGCAAAGACAGGTTTCTCATAATTGAGAACACGTTCTGATACGAACTGGTCGATTAAAGATTTTCCGGTTGTTTTGAGGTAGTGAGCGTTGGCGACTTTGATGGCTTTCTCATAGGAAAGATCGACGAAGTGATCTGTGTTGTACTTTTGATAAAACTTGTTTCGTGGCTGGTAGTCGGACAATAGGGACCAGATCTTATAAGGAAGCGCATCGACGCCATTGGCGCGGATTGCTTTTTCCACAATGATATTGACAATGGAATCGGGAATATCCACCCCATCCACGTTCAGGATGGACTCCCACCATGCCAATGCCTGGGCGCCACCAACTTTTACAGCCAGAAGATCGCCTCCCCAATCTGGCAGGTAGCGGTCCAGGTTTGGATATTTTTCGCGATATGCCAGCCAAAGGATACGAATTCTTTCAGCCGCCTGAATTGGATCGGGCGTTTCGACCAGGTTCAAGATCTCATATACATGGATGAAGATGTAACTTAGGTCA
This portion of the Anaerolineales bacterium genome encodes:
- a CDS encoding TerB N-terminal domain-containing protein, whose product is MPKRKRKSNQGCCLVSLVLWPFQLLESLVNSLSSPNTTPRPQTTQRKKIAPANTKRITSADRFVDVTPAGRQGYTPSIGVTITYENRGTSFVKEAQKLKGKKENFANHVPFKCYWPTYSDMNGSQQQWYFYWRSQTRQNTFHPCDLSYIFIHVYEILNLVETPDPIQAAERIRILWLAYREKYPNLDRYLPDWGGDLLAVKVGGAQALAWWESILNVDGVDIPDSIVNIIVEKAIRANGVDALPYKIWSLLSDYQPRNKFYQKYNTDHFVDLSYEKAIKVANAHYLKTTGKSLIDQFVSERVLNYEKPVFASALIGFSHPASARLATGREYAGSTRLANNITSIMKYAENILRKQLKFSAKLSGIELPADLAQQLDLAFQQEKTRPRKPEPIKITIDHERVASLHEESRVVSEMLATEQVGAEKELLTDLEETRTLWKSLQSSERMVLAGLLAKEWNTFEQIKIVLGMELEQVFVLLESINKKSLSVLGDKMVYQTADAIHLAEDFMDELEVVVKEMPPSQDDASQEGMDEPFNPWVQFFDALDPVEVEITKLLGTGGQLEETELDVIARTHNAMGNAVMDSLNEKAQVHIGQLPFYLDGTTWFVEEEYLPLLRGHLGLEVK